A stretch of the Oceanivirga salmonicida genome encodes the following:
- a CDS encoding PTS sugar transporter subunit IIB: protein MTFLVSCANGAGTSLMMKLTAEKVLKKNNINVTKVHHCSLSEGKGQAKMYDVTLCPLAFIKEFQPAIDSGKIVIGLKNPIDAKEMEAKMREAGIITE from the coding sequence ATGACATTTTTAGTATCATGTGCAAATGGAGCAGGGACAAGTTTAATGATGAAACTTACTGCTGAAAAAGTTTTAAAGAAAAACAATATAAATGTAACAAAGGTTCATCACTGTTCATTATCAGAAGGTAAGGGACAAGCGAAAATGTATGACGTAACATTATGTCCGTTAGCATTTATAAAAGAATTTCAACCAGCTATTGATTCGGGTAAAATTGTAATAGGTTTGAAAAATCCAATAGATGCAAAAGAAATGGAAGCAAAAATGAGAGAAGCAGGAATAATAACTGAATAA